The Halorussus lipolyticus genome includes a region encoding these proteins:
- a CDS encoding DUF6339 family protein: protein MTTELYHLQSAAHPMIDNRFLADERELTEEDLRPYLQPLGRSIDLSPVDERIEEIRADDDIDAQDSLIDAELAPTLHRTLDLTRNEAADAGLWHYLCVVRFPEFVHYRWDHVFDPESPGNMEEKFLKAGTDAYSNALHRIWWGAELTYEEGESGDPEDRDYSRTKQVLGFQELANDILDHDFARYVPVTHACGDLLCHDALNNLKEEGAYDDPPSNSNIVSRTTTLLREELTVRRVEMMEEDDIVETIENLRDDVMRLEAGWS, encoded by the coding sequence GTGACGACTGAGCTTTACCACCTGCAGAGTGCAGCCCACCCGATGATCGACAATCGATTCCTCGCGGACGAGCGCGAACTCACGGAGGAAGACCTTCGCCCGTACTTACAGCCGCTAGGTCGTTCCATAGACCTAAGTCCGGTAGACGAGCGGATCGAGGAAATCCGTGCGGACGACGACATCGACGCTCAGGACTCGCTTATCGACGCCGAGCTAGCGCCGACCCTCCATCGTACTCTCGATCTAACACGCAACGAGGCGGCAGACGCCGGGCTGTGGCACTACCTCTGTGTCGTTCGATTCCCGGAGTTCGTTCACTACCGGTGGGATCACGTCTTCGATCCGGAGAGTCCGGGTAATATGGAGGAGAAGTTCCTGAAGGCTGGAACCGACGCCTACTCCAACGCACTTCACCGAATCTGGTGGGGTGCTGAACTCACCTACGAGGAAGGTGAATCGGGAGACCCCGAAGATCGGGACTACAGTAGAACGAAGCAAGTCCTCGGTTTTCAGGAGCTCGCCAACGACATCTTGGACCACGACTTTGCACGATACGTCCCCGTCACGCATGCCTGCGGTGATCTCCTCTGTCACGACGCACTGAACAATCTCAAGGAAGAAGGTGCGTACGACGACCCACCGTCTAACAGTAACATCGTGAGCCGGACGACGACACTACTCCGGGAGGAACTGACGGTTCGACGTGTAGAGATGATGGAGGAAGACGATATTGTGGAGACGATAGAGAACCTGCGTGACGACGTGATGCGTTTAGAGGCAGGCTGGTCGTAG
- a CDS encoding SOSS complex subunit B family protein, translating to MSSNNASGKVVSVDEQALEQADEAEVDADGFEVVEETPEFRATVEQETQAKVDANHPDGIKETNKERIQGATLEQEERIRAREAELERISVRAEVSKQDGRAERARDIAAERSKERRREFQKRAASVDPMADPERPDPREELSQDELASVNEQAKRLSEKLDGWTRAAISRRLAERVVEGANMMSAVVGVHEELQTASGHVIPIGKLKDVNRKEVSIEGRVETLWEPSHPSIAQVGLIEDESGRTRVTVWKNSNAPWMKEGEQVTIRGAARNWYEGRVSLAVTGWSTMFFPERGRWWE from the coding sequence ATGTCTAGTAACAACGCAAGCGGCAAGGTCGTTTCGGTCGATGAGCAGGCACTCGAACAGGCGGACGAAGCGGAAGTCGATGCAGATGGCTTCGAGGTCGTCGAGGAGACGCCCGAATTCAGAGCGACGGTCGAGCAGGAGACCCAAGCGAAGGTGGATGCAAATCACCCAGACGGAATCAAGGAGACGAACAAAGAACGAATTCAGGGTGCGACCCTCGAACAGGAGGAACGCATTCGGGCGCGGGAAGCTGAACTGGAGCGCATCAGCGTCCGGGCTGAAGTCAGTAAGCAGGATGGCCGGGCAGAGCGGGCGCGAGACATTGCGGCAGAGCGAAGCAAGGAGCGGCGTCGAGAGTTCCAGAAGCGGGCGGCGAGCGTAGACCCAATGGCAGACCCGGAGCGTCCAGACCCACGCGAGGAGCTATCGCAGGACGAGCTAGCGAGCGTGAACGAGCAGGCGAAGCGATTGAGCGAGAAGTTGGATGGGTGGACGAGAGCGGCGATCAGTCGGCGATTGGCCGAGCGCGTGGTCGAAGGAGCAAACATGATGAGTGCAGTCGTCGGCGTTCACGAAGAGTTGCAGACGGCCTCAGGACACGTGATCCCAATTGGCAAGCTCAAAGACGTGAATCGCAAGGAGGTAAGCATCGAGGGTCGTGTCGAGACATTGTGGGAGCCCTCGCATCCGAGTATCGCGCAAGTCGGACTCATCGAAGACGAAAGCGGGCGAACCAGAGTGACCGTCTGGAAAAACTCGAATGCGCCGTGGATGAAGGAAGGCGAGCAGGTGACCATTCGGGGAGCGGCCCGGAACTGGTACGAAGGGCGCGTCTCCCTCGCCGTGACCGGGTGGAGCACAATGTTCTTCCCTGAGCGCGGTCGCTGGTGGGAGTAG
- a CDS encoding transcription initiation factor IIB: MATSKIYETTFDEDVQNNTTNQCPECDGRVATNVAETVCEKCGLVLEAERIDHGPEWRSFSNDEQNRERTGAPLTVTRHDRGLSTEIGRGTDANGNQLSGRKRRQLGRLRREQSRGRFQSKAERNLAHGLGEVRRISSALDLAETIRDQACRLFRSAQTEDLLRGSSIEAMAAASVHGACRCNGLSRTLDDVTEPAHVKQARVRTAYQTLNTELGLPAKPVRPSGFIPQLASELNIPNRIRHRARQLAEQAESAGAVSGVDPTGFAAACLYKAGCDAGRLMVQSEVARTASVSTVTIRTHRDTLNELPCERTCSPHS, translated from the coding sequence ATGGCAACGAGCAAGATCTACGAGACGACGTTTGACGAGGACGTACAGAACAATACAACGAACCAATGTCCCGAGTGCGACGGACGGGTTGCCACGAACGTCGCAGAGACCGTCTGTGAAAAGTGTGGACTCGTTCTCGAAGCTGAACGTATCGACCACGGGCCGGAGTGGCGGTCGTTCAGTAACGACGAGCAGAACCGAGAGCGCACAGGTGCGCCATTAACGGTCACTCGTCACGACCGCGGCCTCTCGACGGAAATCGGACGTGGGACCGACGCGAACGGAAATCAGCTCTCCGGGCGAAAGCGCCGACAACTCGGTCGACTCCGCCGGGAACAGTCCCGCGGACGATTCCAGTCGAAAGCCGAGCGCAACCTCGCACACGGCCTTGGGGAGGTCCGCCGAATCAGTAGCGCGCTCGACCTCGCCGAGACGATTCGTGACCAAGCATGTCGGCTCTTCCGGAGCGCCCAGACCGAAGACCTTCTTCGGGGCAGCTCAATCGAGGCAATGGCGGCGGCAAGCGTCCACGGAGCGTGCCGATGTAACGGCCTCTCGCGAACACTCGACGACGTTACTGAGCCAGCGCATGTCAAGCAGGCCCGAGTGAGGACTGCGTATCAGACGCTGAATACAGAGCTCGGCCTTCCAGCCAAACCGGTGAGGCCGAGTGGATTCATTCCACAGTTAGCCTCCGAGCTCAACATCCCCAACCGAATCCGGCATCGTGCCCGGCAGTTAGCAGAACAGGCAGAATCAGCAGGTGCCGTTTCAGGCGTTGATCCGACAGGATTCGCCGCCGCATGCTTGTACAAAGCAGGCTGTGACGCAGGCCGCTTGATGGTCCAATCAGAAGTCGCACGGACCGCGAGTGTCTCGACAGTGACCATCCGCACCCACCGAGATACATTGAACGAGCTGCCGTGTGAACGCACGTGTTCCCCTCATTCGTAG
- a CDS encoding DUF4010 domain-containing protein, whose product MSTRWNEMRDRIDSEDLRATAEFLALLLVLLVLPDERLDMLLGVNPRQVWLVVVFVAGLSFLGYLLSKVLDPGTAIGVTGVLGGAVSPGMTITSLTEQYRRHPEFDLAYTVAAAIASTMLFLRNFIVVAIVSPALAKSLVIPFVAMAGVGFLVTGSLWFRTRNREPPTNELKTPFRIRSALAIGGVIAVVLAIVNSVDLSLSASTTRIGIVVATVVQLFVYVAITSIAGAKQIAQVIVVVLLGSASVGIVLVVL is encoded by the coding sequence ATGAGCACTCGCTGGAACGAGATGAGAGACCGAATCGATTCGGAAGATCTCAGAGCGACAGCTGAATTTCTTGCTCTTCTCCTCGTCTTGCTGGTTTTACCCGACGAGCGCCTCGATATGCTGCTCGGAGTGAACCCGCGACAGGTCTGGTTGGTCGTGGTGTTCGTCGCGGGACTGAGTTTTCTTGGGTACCTCCTATCCAAGGTACTCGATCCGGGGACTGCAATCGGGGTCACCGGTGTACTGGGAGGTGCCGTGTCTCCCGGAATGACAATCACATCACTCACCGAACAGTACCGGCGTCATCCGGAGTTCGATCTTGCCTACACAGTCGCAGCCGCAATCGCATCGACGATGCTGTTCTTACGTAACTTCATCGTCGTGGCCATCGTCAGCCCTGCACTTGCCAAGTCACTCGTGATTCCATTTGTAGCGATGGCCGGGGTAGGATTCCTCGTAACAGGAAGTCTCTGGTTTCGTACTCGAAATCGTGAACCACCAACGAACGAATTGAAGACTCCGTTTCGGATTCGATCAGCGTTAGCGATTGGCGGCGTTATCGCTGTCGTTCTAGCAATCGTCAATTCCGTTGACCTGTCTCTTTCAGCAAGCACTACCCGAATTGGAATCGTCGTAGCGACGGTGGTTCAGCTATTTGTATACGTTGCAATTACGTCGATAGCTGGTGCGAAACAGATTGCTCAAGTGATTGTTGTGGTACTACTCGGTAGCGCAAGCGTCGGAATTGTGCTCGTCGTGTTATAG
- a CDS encoding PEP/pyruvate-binding domain-containing protein, which translates to MPETEPSVVRDRRFVISLEEEEATNLDLTGGKGANLARLVEAGMPVPAGACVTTAAYQVLADEPDIRAEIESLEGLDPESADEIATKSEELRTKIRETEISEHVQRAISNVLDTLGADSYAVRSSATAEDLPTASFAGMHETFLGIDQENVLEYVQECLASLFTERAVSYRLRNDISHLEVAMAVVVQAMVEPEVAGVLFTADPVSSNRHIASIDANYGLGDTVVAGDVSPDNARVDRRTGEVLEYEVGEKQLALRSGKDGQDEPSLEEVSTVRRESRSLTDAQLRELVEFGEDVEDLLGSPQDIEWALVDGEFMLLQSRPITSLYPLPSPAPTDDQLHIYFSIGHQQAMAEALPPLVVDWMRETVNRSVARFQSAEPEQSFAVEAGHRVYVDLTPLLRGEVTRKIALRVLDSMSEPATRALEDILDRRDDTVSQDTLTNRLRTLGRMSRRLLPLAVSNAPDLLARLLKPFLLGPPDAEHVRARVEQAGKTMAARVTQPESRSEQIRVGFEETELGTLVASVGSKSMPYLLAGVVAGNVLERLYPDADDELTALSRGFDEEIATEINQRLGDLADIAREHPDVEAAIRDESSLSEIGDVDGGTEFVAAFETFLDDFGFRASNEIDLSRPRWRDDPLILFQTIQSNLRSSDQGEHRKHLAQLKQDAGEAAETLENRASRGLFGPVKRPIVGQLIQVYRGGIQLREHHKHGAARFLAAIHDVVSDTGTELARAGVLEHPEDVWFLRKRELLNALDGESSLDVDISERRDTHQRYASLSAPPILTSEGETPTGKSNGSPSEHVLTGTPVSSGVVEGVAKVMYDPSEQSISKGEILVAPSTDIGWTPLFQDATGLVMEVGGRMTHGALVAREYGIPAVVSVANATDEIQSGERIRIDGERGTVELFDRTDRPTGDLDSESKR; encoded by the coding sequence ATGCCGGAGACCGAACCATCAGTGGTGCGCGACCGGCGGTTCGTCATCTCGCTGGAGGAAGAAGAGGCGACAAACCTCGATCTTACTGGCGGGAAGGGTGCAAATCTCGCTCGCTTAGTCGAAGCGGGCATGCCAGTCCCCGCTGGAGCATGTGTGACGACTGCCGCCTATCAAGTTCTCGCCGACGAGCCCGACATCCGGGCAGAGATCGAATCGTTAGAAGGACTCGACCCGGAGAGTGCGGACGAAATCGCTACGAAGAGTGAGGAACTCAGAACGAAGATCCGGGAGACGGAAATATCGGAACACGTCCAACGGGCTATCTCGAACGTACTCGACACGCTCGGTGCCGATTCGTACGCCGTTCGGTCGAGTGCGACGGCCGAAGATTTGCCGACGGCATCATTCGCCGGAATGCACGAGACATTTCTTGGAATCGACCAAGAGAACGTCCTCGAATACGTTCAGGAGTGCTTAGCGAGCCTCTTCACCGAACGGGCAGTGTCGTACCGGCTCCGAAACGACATCTCGCACTTGGAGGTAGCGATGGCGGTAGTCGTACAGGCGATGGTCGAACCAGAAGTTGCCGGGGTGCTCTTCACCGCTGACCCTGTGTCCAGTAATCGCCACATTGCATCAATAGATGCTAACTATGGTCTTGGCGATACGGTGGTCGCCGGAGACGTATCCCCAGACAACGCACGTGTTGACCGCCGAACTGGAGAAGTCCTCGAATACGAAGTCGGCGAAAAGCAGCTCGCACTCCGCTCTGGGAAGGACGGCCAAGATGAGCCATCGCTGGAAGAGGTATCTACGGTACGCCGCGAGAGCCGGTCGTTGACCGATGCCCAACTACGGGAACTCGTAGAGTTCGGGGAGGATGTCGAAGACTTACTCGGCAGCCCACAGGACATCGAATGGGCACTCGTCGATGGCGAGTTTATGCTGCTCCAGTCACGTCCGATCACCTCTTTGTATCCGCTCCCATCACCAGCGCCAACCGATGACCAGCTGCACATCTATTTCAGCATCGGGCACCAGCAAGCGATGGCCGAGGCACTCCCGCCACTGGTCGTCGATTGGATGCGGGAAACGGTAAACAGATCTGTTGCTCGGTTCCAGTCCGCCGAACCTGAGCAGTCGTTCGCAGTCGAAGCCGGACACCGAGTGTATGTGGACCTCACCCCCCTTCTACGAGGGGAAGTAACACGAAAGATCGCTCTCCGCGTCCTCGACTCGATGAGCGAACCCGCGACGCGTGCACTCGAAGATATCCTCGACCGACGCGACGATACAGTTTCCCAAGACACGCTCACGAACCGGCTCCGAACGCTCGGTCGCATGAGCAGACGCCTCCTCCCGCTCGCTGTCTCAAACGCACCGGACCTGTTGGCCCGTCTCCTCAAGCCGTTCCTTCTGGGGCCACCCGACGCCGAACACGTCCGTGCTCGTGTCGAACAGGCGGGAAAAACGATGGCAGCCCGTGTCACGCAACCCGAGTCTCGGAGCGAGCAGATTCGAGTGGGGTTCGAGGAAACCGAGCTCGGTACGCTGGTCGCTTCGGTAGGAAGCAAGTCGATGCCGTATCTTTTGGCTGGCGTCGTGGCGGGCAATGTACTGGAACGGCTGTACCCAGACGCAGACGACGAACTCACAGCACTCAGCCGGGGATTCGACGAGGAAATCGCCACTGAAATCAATCAGCGGCTCGGCGACCTCGCAGATATTGCTAGGGAACATCCGGACGTCGAAGCGGCGATTCGAGACGAATCTTCGCTCTCAGAGATCGGAGATGTCGATGGTGGAACCGAATTTGTGGCGGCATTCGAGACGTTCCTTGACGACTTTGGCTTCCGGGCGAGTAACGAAATAGACCTGAGCCGACCACGCTGGCGAGACGACCCGTTAATACTCTTTCAGACGATTCAAAGTAATCTTCGGAGTAGTGATCAGGGAGAACACCGCAAACACTTGGCTCAACTGAAACAGGACGCAGGTGAAGCCGCCGAGACACTTGAGAATCGCGCTAGTCGAGGACTCTTCGGCCCCGTGAAACGGCCGATTGTGGGGCAGTTGATCCAAGTGTACCGAGGCGGAATTCAGCTCCGGGAGCACCATAAACACGGAGCTGCGCGGTTTCTCGCGGCCATACACGACGTCGTCTCCGATACAGGAACCGAACTCGCTCGGGCTGGTGTATTGGAACACCCAGAGGACGTCTGGTTCCTCCGGAAACGGGAGTTGTTGAATGCACTTGATGGTGAGTCATCTCTTGATGTGGACATCTCCGAACGACGTGATACTCACCAGCGATATGCGTCACTGAGTGCACCACCTATCCTCACGAGCGAGGGCGAGACACCAACAGGCAAGAGTAATGGTTCACCCTCAGAGCACGTGCTCACTGGAACGCCGGTCTCGTCCGGTGTGGTTGAAGGAGTTGCCAAGGTGATGTACGATCCGTCCGAGCAGTCGATTTCAAAGGGTGAGATTCTCGTCGCCCCATCTACGGACATTGGATGGACACCGTTGTTCCAGGATGCAACTGGGTTAGTAATGGAGGTTGGTGGCCGGATGACACACGGCGCACTGGTCGCACGTGAGTACGGTATTCCGGCCGTGGTGTCTGTGGCGAACGCGACCGACGAAATCCAATCGGGTGAGCGAATTCGAATCGACGGCGAGCGCGGAACCGTCGAGTTATTTGACCGAACAGACCGACCGACGGGAGATCTAGACTCTGAGAGTAAGCGATGA
- a CDS encoding helix-turn-helix domain-containing protein, translating into MRSVTVLVSPPTNHPVDHLFTNEPRVQRERIFNLTLLEDGTFVLLGRIRGNLTHAREILSAEQDVLGFSISEQDANVGLVFVHARPPPSIRRILELRREHGVFFDFPIEATEEGQVKLTIVGETNSEITGVLDEIPAEIEMSVERIGPYIEDPKSMTDLLTDRQREILEVALASGYYDVPRRATHRDVAEQLELAVPTVSEHLQKIEARIFGALEL; encoded by the coding sequence ATGAGATCGGTGACAGTCCTCGTTTCGCCCCCGACGAATCATCCTGTGGATCATCTGTTTACCAATGAACCGAGAGTGCAACGGGAGCGAATCTTCAATCTCACCCTCCTCGAAGATGGGACGTTTGTTCTCCTCGGCCGGATTCGGGGCAATCTAACGCACGCACGCGAAATCCTCTCGGCTGAACAGGATGTCCTCGGGTTCAGTATCTCCGAACAGGACGCGAATGTCGGACTCGTGTTTGTACACGCCCGACCGCCGCCATCCATCAGGCGAATACTCGAACTCCGTCGAGAGCATGGCGTGTTCTTCGACTTCCCCATCGAGGCGACAGAAGAGGGGCAGGTCAAGCTCACCATAGTCGGCGAAACCAACAGCGAAATCACGGGAGTACTGGACGAAATTCCAGCAGAGATCGAGATGTCGGTCGAACGAATCGGCCCATACATCGAGGATCCAAAATCAATGACAGACTTGCTGACCGACCGTCAGCGCGAAATACTGGAGGTCGCACTCGCCAGCGGGTACTACGACGTTCCTCGACGCGCGACGCACCGAGACGTCGCCGAACAACTCGAACTCGCAGTGCCGACAGTGAGCGAACACCTCCAGAAAATCGAAGCGAGAATCTTCGGTGCTCTCGAACTCTGA
- a CDS encoding DUF6653 family protein: MALTDVLDEDFWARHTNPWSGYTRLPMGPVLLLGLYRRDWRMVGLTLLYVAINPVLFPEPETKDAWISRSVLGEQLWLEEGHKVFEASPPGALNVLNAVAYFYGLYGAYKRNPQVTALGGGVALTCKLVYLHILVKYYDENAPDRG; encoded by the coding sequence ATGGCTCTCACAGATGTCCTTGATGAGGACTTCTGGGCACGACACACGAATCCGTGGAGCGGCTATACGCGGCTTCCAATGGGTCCAGTACTCCTCCTTGGGCTGTACCGTCGAGATTGGCGGATGGTTGGCTTGACCCTTCTCTATGTGGCCATCAATCCGGTGCTCTTCCCCGAACCGGAAACAAAGGATGCTTGGATTAGTCGAAGCGTTCTCGGTGAGCAACTATGGTTAGAGGAGGGGCACAAGGTGTTCGAGGCCAGTCCTCCTGGCGCTCTCAACGTGTTGAATGCTGTGGCATATTTCTACGGACTGTATGGAGCCTATAAGCGCAACCCCCAGGTGACGGCCCTCGGCGGAGGGGTTGCGCTCACCTGCAAACTTGTGTATCTCCACATCCTTGTAAAATACTACGACGAAAATGCGCCAGACCGGGGGTAA
- a CDS encoding DUF6166 domain-containing protein — protein MSGTTDSQSLEQTRPNQKQDVVYVGYRRRGRAIVEKQLGQERVTPQPSLELANHSPSGFSWGYSGSGPAQLALALLLDYTGNEDVALTHYTAFKNRVVSQLDCAHPEGYWRLTGTDIENTLRELSDDAVAPSN, from the coding sequence ATGAGTGGAACAACCGACTCGCAATCACTCGAACAGACACGGCCAAACCAGAAACAGGATGTTGTCTACGTCGGCTACCGGCGACGCGGACGCGCTATCGTAGAAAAACAACTTGGGCAAGAGCGGGTGACGCCACAGCCAAGTCTTGAGCTGGCGAACCACAGTCCCTCGGGCTTCAGCTGGGGATATAGTGGAAGTGGCCCGGCGCAACTCGCGCTAGCACTCTTGCTGGATTACACCGGCAACGAGGATGTCGCACTAACCCACTACACCGCGTTCAAAAACCGGGTCGTGAGCCAGTTAGACTGCGCCCATCCTGAAGGGTACTGGAGACTCACCGGTACCGACATCGAAAACACCCTTCGTGAACTGTCCGACGACGCGGTCGCACCGTCCAACTGA
- a CDS encoding DUF7389 domain-containing protein: MSEHSLSSRATTESKATNDESSPTEYIERNDVGVSLTVKLKRGTGTRDEDQIKAKVKAKTLNDARDDMDALRAYIRDLAEETHQIQPAE, translated from the coding sequence ATGTCAGAACACAGCTTGTCTTCTCGTGCAACGACCGAATCGAAAGCGACCAATGATGAATCATCGCCGACAGAGTACATCGAGCGGAACGATGTCGGTGTCTCGCTCACAGTAAAACTCAAGCGGGGAACGGGGACACGGGATGAAGACCAGATTAAGGCGAAGGTGAAAGCGAAAACGCTCAACGACGCCCGTGACGATATGGACGCACTTCGAGCGTACATTCGTGATCTTGCCGAGGAGACTCATCAGATTCAACCGGCAGAGTAA
- a CDS encoding DUF7557 family protein yields MVWRILSSRMLSLTIAGSVRRDFVSGPNTDSTSAALSSTRMSRHIRLDDDLYERIEANRQDGESFSDAIERLIDNRSLRDLQNVFDGGQVDEMRDAIKIPEEEDTVEIRELGERFD; encoded by the coding sequence ATGGTGTGGCGCATCCTATCAAGCCGGATGCTATCGCTGACGATTGCCGGGAGCGTCAGGAGAGATTTCGTGAGTGGCCCAAATACTGATTCAACTTCGGCGGCACTGTCGTCGACAAGAATGTCGCGCCACATTCGGCTGGATGACGACCTCTACGAGCGCATCGAAGCAAACAGGCAGGACGGAGAGTCGTTTAGTGACGCCATCGAGCGCCTCATCGACAACCGTTCGCTCCGTGATCTTCAAAATGTCTTCGACGGCGGGCAAGTGGACGAGATGCGAGACGCGATCAAGATACCAGAGGAAGAAGATACTGTCGAGATCCGTGAACTCGGCGAGCGCTTCGACTAA
- the mntA gene encoding type VII toxin-antitoxin system MntA family adenylyltransferase antitoxin — protein sequence MVHTDDSAVERVELDRLRSYLDQQRVVFAILFGSHARGTAGPDSDVDIALRFPETLDARERFRLRNQIDADFQQYAEEFVDVSDIEQLPTAVAHTALQDGLLLIGDEQAVETYHEQIEKEYESTVNERKRQQREFIDRLASGDV from the coding sequence ATGGTGCATACAGACGACTCCGCGGTCGAACGCGTCGAGCTCGACCGACTGCGGTCGTATCTCGACCAACAGCGAGTCGTCTTTGCGATTCTCTTCGGCTCGCACGCACGCGGAACTGCTGGACCGGACTCAGACGTGGACATCGCACTCCGGTTCCCGGAGACATTGGACGCTCGGGAACGATTCCGACTGCGAAACCAAATCGATGCGGACTTCCAGCAGTATGCCGAGGAGTTTGTGGACGTAAGCGATATCGAACAACTTCCGACTGCCGTCGCACACACCGCTCTCCAAGACGGTCTCCTGCTAATTGGCGACGAGCAGGCCGTCGAGACCTACCACGAGCAAATCGAGAAAGAGTACGAATCAACGGTCAACGAGCGAAAACGCCAACAGCGTGAATTCATCGACCGATTAGCGAGCGGAGACGTATAG
- a CDS encoding AbrB/MazE/SpoVT family DNA-binding domain-containing protein has product MSSERIDAESKVSGNQANIPARIRRELGIDDGDQLRWHIEKDGSIRVHVIQQRTGTFSDFEGYDGDTETDVTTDHDAWGVDIE; this is encoded by the coding sequence ATGAGTAGTGAGCGTATCGACGCCGAGAGCAAGGTCTCGGGCAACCAAGCAAACATCCCTGCCCGAATCCGGCGAGAACTCGGAATTGACGACGGTGACCAGCTGCGCTGGCACATCGAAAAGGATGGCAGTATCCGCGTCCACGTCATTCAACAACGGACAGGCACATTTAGTGACTTCGAGGGCTACGACGGAGACACAGAAACAGACGTAACTACCGACCACGACGCCTGGGGCGTCGACATCGAATAA
- a CDS encoding PIN domain-containing protein — translation MPRALLDTSVLFAAAYRRDNAHDTALPILRGVDDGSLPEAVILDYVLAETMNGLTTHAGHDAAVDLLDRIEENARFYVESLTTDAFATGKALFRQHKALSLVDACIVAYMQTEGLGYLYAFDDDFDAADDVYRLDTATNPYEPE, via the coding sequence ATGCCTCGGGCCTTACTCGACACGTCGGTCCTCTTCGCAGCGGCCTATCGACGAGATAACGCACACGATACTGCGCTCCCCATCCTCCGTGGCGTTGACGACGGGTCGTTGCCGGAGGCAGTCATTCTCGATTACGTTCTGGCAGAGACGATGAACGGGCTCACCACCCACGCCGGACACGATGCGGCCGTCGATCTTCTTGACCGAATCGAAGAGAACGCCCGCTTCTATGTCGAGTCACTAACTACCGATGCCTTTGCGACGGGAAAAGCACTATTCAGACAACACAAAGCACTCTCGCTCGTCGATGCATGTATCGTCGCCTACATGCAAACAGAAGGGTTGGGGTATCTCTACGCATTCGATGATGACTTCGATGCGGCTGACGATGTCTACCGACTCGATACCGCCACGAACCCCTACGAGCCGGAATAA
- a CDS encoding SWIM zinc finger family protein → MTTPLARLKTTSRVRKRAQYEALEFELQNGDVRVRNGSYADPESHEYTVRIEDDLPTACTCPADAKYSGACKHRVAVALRRPILDAVRHHQLLADGGKTVQPPNHPHDHEEDSEEQAEAEEPDCDCADLSSDFPCWECYRTGRRDLPE, encoded by the coding sequence ATGACGACACCACTTGCAAGACTCAAGACGACGAGTAGAGTTAGGAAACGCGCCCAGTACGAAGCCCTCGAATTCGAACTTCAGAACGGTGATGTGCGTGTTCGGAACGGGAGCTACGCCGACCCGGAGAGTCACGAGTATACCGTCCGAATCGAGGACGACCTGCCGACGGCGTGTACGTGCCCGGCAGACGCGAAATATAGCGGGGCGTGCAAACACCGCGTCGCTGTTGCGCTCCGCCGACCCATTCTCGACGCCGTCCGCCACCACCAACTCCTCGCCGACGGTGGCAAGACTGTCCAGCCTCCGAATCACCCTCACGACCACGAGGAGGACTCCGAAGAACAAGCAGAGGCAGAAGAACCGGACTGCGACTGTGCAGACCTCTCTAGCGATTTTCCGTGTTGGGAGTGCTACCGAACTGGCCGACGTGACCTCCCTGAATAG